In a genomic window of Nodosilinea sp. E11:
- the folE gene encoding GTP cyclohydrolase I FolE, whose protein sequence is MTAQLPSKNISADQAIAALSTQAQPRVSDAEMRQAVRTLLIGLGEDPDREGLLDTPKRVVKALKFLTSGYNQSLDELLNGAIFHENTNEMVLVRDIDLFSSCEHHILPILGRAHVAYIPNGKVIGLSKVARICEMYARRLQVQERLTAQIADALQGLLQPQGVAVVVEATHMCMVMRGVQKPGSWTVTSAMKGVFADDARTRQEFMSLIRHSPAFH, encoded by the coding sequence ATGACCGCCCAACTTCCTTCCAAGAATATCTCCGCCGACCAGGCGATCGCTGCCCTGTCCACCCAAGCTCAACCTCGCGTTTCTGATGCCGAAATGCGTCAGGCCGTACGCACGCTGCTGATCGGCCTAGGCGAAGACCCCGATCGCGAAGGGTTACTCGACACCCCCAAACGGGTGGTTAAAGCGCTCAAATTCCTCACCTCCGGCTACAACCAATCCCTCGACGAGCTGCTGAACGGAGCCATCTTCCACGAAAACACCAACGAAATGGTGCTGGTGCGCGACATCGATCTGTTTAGCTCCTGCGAGCACCACATTCTGCCGATTTTGGGCCGTGCCCACGTCGCCTACATCCCCAACGGTAAGGTGATCGGCCTCTCCAAAGTCGCCCGCATCTGTGAAATGTACGCCCGCCGCCTGCAAGTGCAAGAACGCCTCACCGCCCAGATCGCTGACGCCCTCCAGGGCCTACTACAACCCCAGGGTGTCGCGGTCGTGGTCGAAGCCACCCACATGTGCATGGTCATGCGCGGCGTGCAAAAACCCGGCTCCTGGACGGTGACCAGCGCCATGAAAGGCGTCTTTGCCGACGACGCCCGCACCCGTCAGGAGTTTATGAGCCTGATTCGGCACAGTCCGGCGTTTCACTAG
- a CDS encoding GTP-binding protein yields the protein MPHFIAISGPSGSGKTTWISQFFTDQSMPQFYVCPGLGEISVDLAQVGYRFPWVQVVSEAQLKAVLADLPEQATVYFEWGFHLDLGSPFLAGLGCERVAVLPPALAESDWHTWADRIVVGNAVAAPANGRLPEIWCTPLTGQVFDPPSLDALLIELTGGAYGQVCRMKGIFELPNGRAFHVDFVEGLLGMEYTELNIPPWLEGRPSRYSGIEVVGWGLEREAIAQTLLDGCLSDAALAQYHQHYQALDPAEEALFV from the coding sequence ATGCCCCACTTCATCGCCATCTCCGGCCCCTCTGGCAGCGGCAAGACTACCTGGATTAGCCAGTTCTTCACGGATCAGTCCATGCCTCAGTTCTACGTGTGTCCTGGGCTGGGGGAGATCTCGGTGGATTTAGCGCAGGTTGGCTATCGGTTTCCCTGGGTGCAGGTGGTGAGCGAGGCGCAACTGAAGGCGGTGCTGGCTGATTTGCCAGAGCAGGCCACGGTGTACTTTGAGTGGGGCTTTCATCTCGATTTGGGATCGCCGTTTTTGGCGGGGCTGGGTTGTGAGCGAGTGGCGGTGCTGCCCCCTGCCCTGGCTGAGTCTGACTGGCACACCTGGGCCGATCGCATTGTAGTGGGCAATGCCGTGGCCGCTCCGGCCAATGGGCGGCTGCCCGAGATTTGGTGTACGCCCCTGACTGGGCAGGTGTTTGACCCGCCCAGCCTGGACGCGCTGTTAATTGAGCTGACGGGCGGAGCCTACGGCCAGGTGTGTCGCATGAAGGGCATTTTTGAACTGCCCAATGGTCGCGCTTTTCACGTCGATTTTGTTGAGGGGCTGTTGGGGATGGAATATACCGAGTTGAACATTCCGCCCTGGCTGGAGGGGCGACCCAGTCGCTATAGCGGCATTGAAGTGGTGGGCTGGGGGCTGGAGCGAGAGGCGATCGCCCAAACCCTGCTCGACGGTTGCCTGTCAGATGCGGCCCTGGCCCAGTACCACCAGCATTACCAAGCATTAGACCCCGCCGAGGAGGCGCTTTTTGTATGA
- a CDS encoding metallophosphoesterase family protein produces the protein MKLAVISCIHGNYEALNAVLSDIDTHKADQIYCLGDLVGYGPHPNAVVELVRSLDIPTCQGCWDEDIVEGLNACDCSYPSQLAEKRGHLAHEWTNQAIHPEVREYLASLPMTLRQDNLCFVHGSPNSQHEYLLPTMDGFAALERVLTAEADVLFCGHTHIPYLRELENGTLSVKVHQPGQDETQHQFTAPLKRIINAGSVGEPRHGRPNATYVLYDTDSTQVTLREVPYDYQKTCAAIIEQGLPPIFAWRLARGMEFAERAEDAGHVCER, from the coding sequence ATGAAACTCGCTGTTATCTCCTGCATCCACGGCAACTATGAGGCGCTAAACGCAGTGCTCTCGGATATTGATACCCACAAGGCCGACCAGATCTACTGCCTGGGCGATCTGGTCGGCTACGGCCCCCATCCCAATGCGGTGGTGGAGCTGGTGCGATCGCTCGATATCCCCACCTGCCAGGGCTGCTGGGATGAAGACATCGTTGAGGGACTAAACGCCTGCGATTGCAGCTACCCCTCCCAACTGGCCGAAAAACGGGGCCACCTGGCCCACGAGTGGACCAATCAGGCGATTCACCCCGAAGTGCGCGAGTACCTGGCCAGCCTACCCATGACCCTGCGCCAGGATAATCTCTGCTTCGTCCACGGCAGCCCCAACAGCCAGCACGAGTACCTATTGCCCACCATGGATGGCTTTGCTGCTCTAGAACGAGTCCTCACCGCCGAAGCCGATGTACTCTTTTGCGGCCACACCCACATCCCCTACCTGCGGGAACTGGAGAACGGCACCCTGTCCGTCAAGGTACACCAACCAGGACAAGACGAAACCCAGCACCAGTTCACCGCCCCCCTGAAGCGCATTATCAACGCCGGGTCCGTCGGCGAACCCCGCCACGGTAGACCCAACGCCACCTACGTCCTCTACGACACCGACAGCACCCAGGTCACCCTGCGCGAAGTGCCCTACGACTACCAAAAAACCTGCGCCGCCATCATCGAGCAAGGCCTGCCACCCATCTTTGCCTGGCGACTAGCGCGCGGCATGGAGTTCGCCGAGCGGGCAGAGGATGCGGGGCACGTTTGTGAAAGGTGA
- a CDS encoding class I SAM-dependent methyltransferase: MKSPESAIVFDQERASSYDQQFDALAPIREALHLQIRIILSELPADANILCVGVGTGAELIYLAQAFPQWRFTAVEPAAPMLDICRHKTEAIGIASRCTFHQGYLDSLPATEPFQAATCLLVSHFFMQSDERSRFFQQIATRLQPGGYLVSADLTADMATAEYQSLLEVWLRMLRYADMPEAEVEKFRASYGRDVALLSPENVASIMTEGSFELPVLFYQSLLARAWYAHRRPE; the protein is encoded by the coding sequence ATGAAAAGCCCAGAATCGGCCATTGTTTTCGATCAAGAACGCGCTTCATCCTACGATCAACAGTTTGATGCCCTAGCGCCAATTCGCGAGGCCCTGCATCTACAGATTCGCATCATCCTGTCAGAACTTCCCGCCGATGCCAACATTCTCTGTGTAGGAGTAGGCACCGGGGCAGAACTGATTTATCTTGCTCAAGCCTTTCCACAATGGCGGTTTACTGCGGTCGAGCCTGCCGCACCAATGCTCGATATCTGTCGCCACAAAACTGAAGCGATCGGTATTGCTTCGCGCTGTACGTTTCATCAGGGCTATCTTGACTCACTTCCTGCCACAGAGCCTTTCCAGGCAGCAACCTGTCTTTTGGTGTCTCATTTCTTTATGCAATCCGATGAGCGCAGCCGCTTCTTCCAGCAAATTGCGACCCGGCTTCAGCCTGGCGGGTATTTAGTGAGTGCTGATTTGACGGCTGATATGGCGACTGCCGAGTATCAAAGCCTGCTTGAAGTTTGGCTGCGAATGCTGCGATATGCTGACATGCCAGAAGCAGAAGTTGAAAAATTCCGCGCCTCCTACGGTCGCGATGTCGCTTTATTATCACCAGAAAACGTTGCATCAATCATGACGGAGGGCAGCTTTGAGCTGCCAGTCTTGTTTTACCAAAGCCTTTTGGCTCGAGCTTGGTATGCCCATCGACGACCTGAGTGA
- a CDS encoding GTP-binding protein — MPYLPQPSSVADPVIPKRGLPVTLITGFLGSGKTTLLNHILTNRQNLKVAVLVNEFGDINIDSQLLVSIDETMVELSNGCICCTINDDLIDAVYRVLELSDRIDYLVVETTGLADPLPIMLTFVGTELKRLTHLDSVITVVDAETFTDDHFDSAAATSQLTYGDIILLNKADLTPEVKLTWLETYIQGFKDQARVLRCSLTEQADQLPLSALLDVGLAPTLPPAIVSATPEPQPNGHLGTDGFMSIPFRSDRPFNVDRFEHFLMAQLPAEVFRAKGILWFEGEDLRHIFQLSGKRFDLSPEPWTGTPQNQLVFIGRQLNPLQIHQQLINCLTGSRSLCL; from the coding sequence ATGCCCTACCTTCCTCAGCCCTCATCGGTGGCAGACCCAGTAATTCCTAAGCGGGGTCTGCCCGTGACCCTGATCACGGGCTTTTTGGGCAGTGGCAAAACCACCCTGCTCAACCACATTCTGACCAACCGGCAAAACCTCAAGGTGGCGGTCTTGGTCAACGAGTTTGGCGATATCAATATCGACAGCCAGCTTTTAGTTTCCATCGACGAGACCATGGTAGAGCTGAGCAACGGCTGCATCTGCTGCACCATCAACGATGACCTGATCGACGCCGTGTACCGGGTGCTGGAGCTGTCCGATCGCATCGATTACCTGGTGGTCGAAACCACCGGCCTAGCCGACCCCCTACCGATCATGCTGACCTTTGTGGGCACCGAGCTAAAACGGCTCACCCACCTAGATTCTGTCATCACCGTTGTCGATGCCGAAACCTTTACCGACGACCACTTCGACAGTGCCGCCGCCACTAGCCAGCTCACCTACGGCGACATTATTCTGCTCAACAAGGCCGACCTCACCCCCGAGGTCAAGCTGACCTGGCTAGAGACCTACATTCAGGGCTTTAAAGACCAGGCACGGGTGCTGCGCTGCTCGCTCACCGAACAGGCCGACCAACTGCCCCTTTCTGCCCTGCTAGATGTAGGGCTAGCTCCAACTCTGCCCCCCGCCATAGTCAGCGCTACCCCAGAGCCCCAACCCAACGGACACCTGGGCACCGATGGCTTTATGTCGATTCCCTTCAGGAGCGATCGCCCCTTTAACGTAGATCGCTTTGAGCACTTTCTCATGGCCCAGTTACCCGCCGAGGTGTTTCGCGCCAAAGGCATCCTCTGGTTTGAGGGCGAAGACCTGCGACACATCTTTCAGCTCAGCGGCAAACGGTTTGACCTCAGCCCCGAACCCTGGACTGGCACACCCCAAAACCAGTTGGTCTTTATTGGTCGTCAGCTCAACCCCCTCCAGATTCACCAGCAGCTCATCAACTGCCTAACCGGCAGTCGCTCTCTCTGTCTGTAA
- a CDS encoding GTP-binding protein, translating to MQPNTPDTRLPVTIITGFLGSGKTTLLNHILQNFDAFRVAVLVNEFGDINIDSQFLVTVEQDMVELTNGCICCTINDDLMQAVYRVLEKRDRIDYLVVETTGVADPLPITLTFLGTELRDLTRLDSILTMIDAESFEPDLFQSQAAMSQVAYGDILLLNKTDLVAPERLESVEQHLRTLREDVKILRSQHGQVPLPLIIDVKAGEQGLYQAVAQADAEKAAHDHDHDHEHHHHHSDHLDNDGFVSMSFRAEQPFSLKKFQQLLDLQLPAELFRMKGVLWFKESPARHFFQLTGRRYQLQDDQWQSTPSNQLVCIGRSLDIKAMEAKLKDCIAEGA from the coding sequence ATGCAACCCAACACCCCCGACACCCGCCTCCCTGTCACCATCATCACCGGCTTCTTGGGCAGCGGCAAAACCACCTTGCTGAACCACATTTTGCAAAACTTCGATGCCTTCCGCGTTGCGGTGCTGGTGAATGAATTTGGCGATATCAATATCGACAGCCAGTTTTTGGTCACCGTTGAGCAAGACATGGTGGAGCTGACCAACGGCTGTATCTGCTGCACGATCAACGACGACCTGATGCAGGCGGTGTACCGGGTGCTGGAGAAGCGAGACCGGATCGACTACCTGGTGGTCGAAACCACTGGCGTTGCCGACCCCCTGCCCATCACCCTGACCTTCCTCGGCACCGAACTGCGGGATCTGACCCGGCTCGATTCCATTCTGACCATGATCGATGCCGAAAGCTTTGAACCCGATCTGTTCCAAAGTCAAGCGGCTATGAGTCAGGTGGCCTACGGCGACATTCTGCTGCTCAACAAGACCGACTTGGTTGCGCCAGAACGCCTAGAGTCAGTGGAACAGCACCTGCGCACCCTACGCGAGGATGTCAAAATTCTCCGTAGCCAACATGGTCAGGTGCCCCTGCCGCTGATTATTGATGTGAAAGCCGGAGAGCAGGGGCTATACCAAGCAGTGGCCCAGGCCGATGCCGAAAAAGCCGCCCATGACCATGACCATGACCACGAGCACCACCATCACCACTCCGACCATCTCGATAACGACGGTTTTGTGTCGATGTCCTTTCGTGCTGAACAGCCCTTTTCCCTAAAGAAATTTCAGCAGCTTCTCGACCTGCAACTACCCGCCGAACTCTTTCGGATGAAAGGCGTGCTCTGGTTTAAAGAAAGCCCCGCCCGACACTTCTTTCAGCTCACGGGCCGACGCTACCAGCTCCAAGACGACCAGTGGCAGAGTACCCCCAGCAATCAGCTGGTCTGCATTGGCCGCAGCCTTGATATCAAAGCGATGGAAGCAAAGCTGAAGGACTGTATAGCAGAGGGGGCGTAG